The genomic region AAACACCATGTAACGCCGGGAAAATACGATAAGGAGTTTCTCAAGAAGTTCAAAAAACTGGGACAGGCCAGTGACCTTAGCGTCCCCGTGGAAGTCAAAGGTGAAGATGTGTATGTGGGTGGAGCTAAAATAATTGCTAGTGTGCCTGCCGGCAACGGGATTGTACACGTGGTTGACAAAGTAATAATTCCCGAAAATTAATAAGCCTATAAATCAATCTTACAATCATGAAAAAATCAGTTTTATTTATAATATCGCTGTTCATGTCAGCAACTTTCATTAGCTGTAATAACAGTGAAAACTCCAAAAATGGAGATCGTGGAGCCTTAGCATCCAGTGCCGCTGAAAAAACATACGTGGCGCCCGGAGAACATGATGAGTTCTACGCGTTCATCTCAGGAGGGTTTAGCGGACAGTTATCTGTCTACGGTCTGCCTTCCGGAAGGTTATTAAAGGTTATTCCTGTATTTTCTCAGGACGCTGAAAAGGCCTGGGGATATAACGAGGAAACAAAACCTATGTTAAACACTTCCCACGGATTTATCCCATGGGATGATGCTCACCACCCCGACATTTCCCAAACCGCTGGAAAACTGGATGGACGCTGGGTATTTATTAACGGTAACAATACGCCGAGAATTGCCAAGATAGACCTTACTACTTTCGAGACTACAGAGATCATTGAAGTACCAAACTCTGCAGGAAACCACAGTTCATCTTTCGTTACTGAAAATACTGAATATGTTGTCGCAGGAACCAGGTTCTCTGTACCAGTACCTCAGCGCGACATGCCTATAAATGAATACAAAGGTAATTTTAAAGGTGCGCTTACATTCATTAGCGTAGAACCCGAAGAAGGGCATATGGACATCAAATTCCAACTAATGATGCCTGGATTTGATTATGATCTTGCTCATCCGGGACGTGGAAAATCCCACGGCTGGTTCTTTTTCTCTACTTATAACACCGAAGAGGCCAACACCCTTATGGAAGTTAACTCTTCACAGAACGATAAGGACTTTATCGCGGCGGTTAATTGGAAGAAGATCGAAGAATATGTGAATAACGGCGGTGGTAATAAAGTGCCGGCAAATTATGCTCATAATATCTACGACGAGGAAACTCATACGGCAACCTCAACAATGAAGAAAGAGGTGCTTACAGTAGATCCTCTGGAAGTTCCTGGAGCAGTATTCCTTTTACCTACTCCTAAATCCCCTCACGGTTGTGATGTGGATCCAACAGGAGAGTATATCATTGGGAACGGTAAACTATCAGCCGACCTTACCGTTCACTCCTATTCTAAGATGATAGATGCAATAGAGAATGAAAAATTTGACGGAGATGCATACGGAATTCCGATCCTGAAATTTGAGGACGTTCTTGCAGGAACTGTTAAACAGGCAGGTCTGGGACCACTTCATACAGAATTTGACGGTAAAGGAAACGGATATACTTCTTTCTTCATCTCTTCTGAAGTTGTAAAGTGGAACGTTGAAACCCAGGAGGTAATAGACAGAAAACCTAGTTATTACTCTGTAGGGCACGTAATGATTCCAGGAGGAAACTCTGCTGAACCATTCGGTAAGTATGTTGTTTCAATGAACAAAATCACTAAAGATCGTTATCTGCCTACAGGTCCTGAGGTAACTCATTCTGCACAGCTTTATGATATCTCTGGAGAAAAAATGGAGTTACTACTTGATTTTCCAACTATTGGAGAACCGCATTACGCGGCAGGTATTCCGGCAGATATTATCAAACCTAATTCCAAGAAGATCTATAAACTGGATGAGAACAAACACGAACACGCAACCCTTTCTAACGGAGATGCCCGCGTGGAAAGAGACGGGAATGAGGTTCATGTTTATATGACCATGATTAGAAGCCACTTTACACCTGACAATATTGAAGGTATCAAAGTTGGAGATAAAGTGTACTTCCACGTTACCAATCACGAACAGGATTACGATGTGCCCCACGGAATCAGTATGATCGGTGCCAACACCTCTGAATTGTTGATTATGCCCGGACAGACCGAA from Gramella sp. MT6 harbors:
- the nosZ gene encoding Sec-dependent nitrous-oxide reductase, whose translation is MKKSVLFIISLFMSATFISCNNSENSKNGDRGALASSAAEKTYVAPGEHDEFYAFISGGFSGQLSVYGLPSGRLLKVIPVFSQDAEKAWGYNEETKPMLNTSHGFIPWDDAHHPDISQTAGKLDGRWVFINGNNTPRIAKIDLTTFETTEIIEVPNSAGNHSSSFVTENTEYVVAGTRFSVPVPQRDMPINEYKGNFKGALTFISVEPEEGHMDIKFQLMMPGFDYDLAHPGRGKSHGWFFFSTYNTEEANTLMEVNSSQNDKDFIAAVNWKKIEEYVNNGGGNKVPANYAHNIYDEETHTATSTMKKEVLTVDPLEVPGAVFLLPTPKSPHGCDVDPTGEYIIGNGKLSADLTVHSYSKMIDAIENEKFDGDAYGIPILKFEDVLAGTVKQAGLGPLHTEFDGKGNGYTSFFISSEVVKWNVETQEVIDRKPSYYSVGHVMIPGGNSAEPFGKYVVSMNKITKDRYLPTGPEVTHSAQLYDISGEKMELLLDFPTIGEPHYAAGIPADIIKPNSKKIYKLDENKHEHATLSNGDARVERDGNEVHVYMTMIRSHFTPDNIEGIKVGDKVYFHVTNHEQDYDVPHGISMIGANTSELLIMPGQTETFVWEPKQPGVWPFYCTDFCSALHQEMQGYVRVSPADSNIELSWSLGED